A window of Flammeovirga kamogawensis genomic DNA:
TCTTAAAACAGGAACTTATACAAATAGGTGCAAAAAACGTAAAAGCAGGAAATAGAGCTGTAACTTTTGAAGGGGACAATGAAGTTCTTTATAAAGCGAACCTTCATTTAAGAACTGCTTTAAAAATATTATTACCTATTAAACAATTCAGAGCTAGAAATGAGCAAGAATTGTATGATAGAGTTAAAAAGGTAAACTGGGCAAAATATATTGATTTAGATGGTACATTTGCTATTGATAGTACTGTTTGGTCGGAAACATTTACCCATTCTAAATTTGTAGCATTAAAAGTTAAAGATGCTATAGCAGATCATTTTACGGAAATCTTTAAAAGAAGACCTAATGTTGATGTTAACCAGCCAGATATTCAAATTCACATTCACATTTCTCAAAGAGAATGTATTTTATCTTTAGATAGTTCTGGGGAGTCTTTACATAGAAGAGGGTACAGGTCTGAACAACGCCAAGCACCTTTAAATGAGGTCTTAGCAGCTGGTATTATTTTGCTAACGGGCTGGAAAGGAGATCGTCCTTTCTTAGATCCAATGTGTGGCTCTGGAACATTGCTTGTAGAAGCAGCAATGA
This region includes:
- a CDS encoding THUMP domain-containing class I SAM-dependent RNA methyltransferase, with the protein product MADQDQIFPMTAKTFFGLEEVLKQELIQIGAKNVKAGNRAVTFEGDNEVLYKANLHLRTALKILLPIKQFRARNEQELYDRVKKVNWAKYIDLDGTFAIDSTVWSETFTHSKFVALKVKDAIADHFTEIFKRRPNVDVNQPDIQIHIHISQRECILSLDSSGESLHRRGYRSEQRQAPLNEVLAAGIILLTGWKGDRPFLDPMCGSGTLLVEAAMIASNTAPGIKRKFAFMNWKQYDRKLWNQVFREAKRAVVEIEVPIVGSDIDREAIDISFANAERSGLDEDLRISKNSFFDRKAIGENGIIVCNPPYGERIGKDIEELYKQMGDKLKQDFSGYDAWIFSGNMRALKFVGLRPSKRIELYNGAIECRLAKYEMYRGGKKD